In Gemmatimonadota bacterium, a single window of DNA contains:
- a CDS encoding S9 family peptidase, whose translation MRLRLVLASAVTLTSCFAAAAAAQGTRPLKASDFYHLRDVGAPRISPDGAWVAYTVATTDSAKDKSDSDVWMVSWDGTRTLRLTSSPEGESNPRWSPDNRYLSFVSGRFESKGGQLWLLDRAGGEAVRLTDLKGGVADYEWSPDGTRIVVTSHDPDPEEAKPDSLKDKNPKPIVVDRYAFKRDYAGYLNRQRDHLWIVDVATKKGVQLTTGDFDDRMPRWSPDGRRIAFVSRREGKDPDRENNSDVYVVDAVAGSTPQRLTSWRGDDAEPVWSPDGAWIAYLQSGEPQLSAYAQETIAVIPSTGGTPRLLAATLDRDVGDLSWTPDGRTIRFILGDDRAVHLATVPAEGGAVTRLIDGRRVIWTYDAAPDGRLVARAATATTTPELFAVEKGALRALTHVNDSLLAQLALGTTEDVDFKNKDGLTVGALLVKPAGFQVGKKYPLLLWIHGGPNGQDQHAFAFQRELYAANGYLVLAVNYRGSSGRGQAWKKAIFADWGNKEVQDLLAGVDHVISLGIADPERLGIGGWSYGGILTDYIIATTTRFKAASSGAGSALQTTMYGTDQYIYQYENELGAPWKNPKLWEKLSYPFYKADRIKTPTLFMGGEKDANVPITGSEQMYMALKSLGVDAQLVVYPGQFHGISRPSFVLDRYQRYLGWYDKYLRPITP comes from the coding sequence ATGCGCCTCCGTCTCGTTCTCGCGAGTGCCGTCACGCTCACGTCGTGCTTCGCCGCCGCCGCTGCGGCGCAGGGGACCCGCCCGCTCAAGGCGAGCGACTTCTACCACCTGCGCGATGTCGGCGCCCCACGCATCTCCCCGGACGGGGCCTGGGTCGCCTACACCGTCGCCACCACCGACTCGGCCAAGGACAAGTCCGATAGCGACGTCTGGATGGTGAGCTGGGACGGGACGCGGACACTGCGCCTGACGAGCTCTCCCGAGGGCGAGTCGAACCCGCGCTGGTCGCCCGACAATCGCTATCTCTCATTTGTCTCGGGACGATTCGAGAGCAAGGGGGGGCAGCTCTGGTTGCTCGATCGTGCCGGTGGCGAGGCGGTGCGGCTGACGGACCTCAAGGGTGGGGTCGCCGACTACGAGTGGTCCCCCGACGGGACGCGCATCGTCGTCACCTCGCACGACCCCGACCCCGAGGAGGCCAAGCCCGACTCGCTGAAGGACAAGAACCCCAAGCCGATCGTCGTCGACCGGTACGCGTTCAAGCGCGACTATGCCGGCTACCTCAACCGGCAGCGCGATCACCTCTGGATCGTCGACGTCGCGACGAAGAAGGGCGTGCAGCTGACGACCGGAGACTTCGACGACCGCATGCCGCGCTGGTCGCCGGACGGACGGCGCATCGCCTTCGTCTCCCGGCGTGAGGGCAAGGACCCGGACCGCGAGAACAACAGCGACGTGTACGTCGTCGATGCCGTCGCCGGGTCGACGCCGCAGCGCCTGACGAGTTGGCGGGGCGACGACGCGGAGCCCGTGTGGAGCCCCGACGGGGCGTGGATCGCCTACCTGCAGTCCGGCGAGCCGCAGCTCTCGGCGTATGCGCAGGAGACCATCGCGGTGATCCCCAGCACCGGCGGGACGCCGCGCCTCCTCGCCGCCACGCTCGACCGCGATGTCGGCGACCTCTCCTGGACCCCCGACGGCCGCACGATTCGTTTCATTCTGGGGGATGACCGTGCCGTGCACCTGGCGACCGTCCCCGCCGAGGGCGGGGCGGTGACGCGCCTGATCGACGGACGGCGCGTCATCTGGACGTACGATGCCGCGCCCGACGGGCGCCTCGTCGCGCGCGCCGCCACCGCGACGACGACACCGGAGCTCTTCGCCGTCGAGAAAGGGGCGCTGCGCGCGCTCACCCACGTCAACGACTCCCTCCTCGCGCAACTCGCCCTCGGCACCACCGAAGACGTCGACTTCAAGAACAAGGACGGGCTGACCGTTGGCGCGCTCCTCGTCAAGCCAGCCGGGTTCCAGGTCGGGAAGAAGTATCCACTGCTCCTCTGGATTCACGGCGGCCCCAACGGGCAGGACCAGCATGCCTTCGCCTTCCAGCGGGAGCTCTACGCGGCCAACGGCTACCTGGTGCTCGCGGTGAACTACCGCGGGAGCAGCGGGCGTGGGCAGGCGTGGAAGAAGGCGATCTTCGCCGACTGGGGCAACAAGGAGGTGCAGGACCTCCTGGCCGGCGTCGACCACGTCATCTCGTTAGGGATCGCCGATCCGGAGCGCCTGGGCATCGGCGGCTGGAGCTACGGCGGGATCCTGACCGACTACATCATCGCCACCACCACGCGCTTCAAGGCGGCGAGCAGTGGGGCGGGGAGTGCACTGCAGACGACGATGTACGGTACTGACCAGTACATCTATCAGTACGAGAACGAACTCGGCGCTCCGTGGAAGAACCCGAAGCTGTGGGAGAAGCTCTCGTATCCCTTCTACAAGGCCGACCGGATCAAGACGCCGACGCTGTTCATGGGGGGCGAGAAGGACGCCAACGTGCCCATCACCGGCAGCGAGCAGATGTACATGGCGCTCAAGTCGTTAGGCGTGGATGCCCAGCTGGTCGTCTATCCCGGGCAGTTCCACGGCATCTCGCGCCCGTCGTTCGTGCTCGACCGATACCAGCGCTATCTCGGCTGGTACGACAAGTACCTGCGCCCGATCACCCCATAG
- a CDS encoding C4-dicarboxylate ABC transporter — MTPAILSLLALVVALALSMTSRINVGLLAVALAWVIGVYAAGLKPDVVMAGFPITLFLTLTGVTLLFAIADTNGTLERLAQHAVRAARGNARVLPVLFFLIAFAISTVGPGAISSVALVIPLAMAISERTGVSHFLTALMVANGANAGNLSPISSVGVIANNAMAKGGLGGHEWRVWAANFAAHALVALAAYLVLSGRREVAPAGESRAATAVAATDVALSGHQRLTSLLILAWIVGVVGFKLNLGMSAFGTAALLLLARAGDEQAAIRKVPWGVILMVCGVSLLIALLEKTGGMDLFTTLLARLATPVTLNGVIAFVTGAISTYSSTSGVVLPAFLPTAATLVEKVGGGDPLAVALSINVGSALVDVSPLSTLGALCVAAVSSPLASRALFNKLLAWGLAMTVVGAVLCQLMAGLFARA; from the coding sequence GTGACCCCGGCCATCCTGTCGCTCCTCGCACTCGTCGTCGCGCTGGCGCTGTCGATGACGTCGCGCATCAACGTGGGGCTGCTGGCGGTCGCCCTCGCGTGGGTCATCGGCGTGTACGCCGCCGGGCTCAAGCCCGACGTGGTCATGGCGGGCTTCCCGATCACGCTCTTTCTCACGCTCACCGGCGTCACCCTGCTGTTCGCGATCGCCGACACCAACGGGACGCTGGAGCGACTCGCGCAGCACGCGGTGCGCGCCGCGCGCGGCAATGCGCGGGTGCTCCCGGTCCTCTTCTTCCTCATCGCCTTCGCCATTTCCACGGTGGGGCCCGGCGCCATCTCCAGCGTGGCGCTGGTGATTCCGCTGGCGATGGCCATCAGCGAGCGCACGGGCGTGTCGCACTTCCTGACCGCGCTGATGGTGGCCAACGGGGCGAACGCCGGGAACCTCTCCCCCATCTCGTCGGTGGGCGTGATTGCCAACAACGCGATGGCGAAGGGCGGGTTGGGGGGACACGAGTGGCGGGTATGGGCGGCCAACTTCGCCGCGCACGCGCTCGTGGCACTGGCGGCGTACCTCGTGCTCAGCGGCCGGCGCGAGGTCGCGCCCGCTGGCGAGTCGCGCGCGGCGACGGCGGTGGCCGCGACCGATGTGGCGCTCAGCGGACACCAGCGCCTGACGAGTCTCCTGATCCTCGCGTGGATCGTCGGCGTCGTGGGGTTCAAGCTCAACCTCGGGATGTCGGCCTTCGGGACGGCGGCGCTCCTCCTTCTGGCGCGGGCGGGCGATGAACAGGCCGCGATCCGGAAGGTGCCGTGGGGGGTGATCCTGATGGTGTGCGGCGTCTCGCTCCTGATCGCCCTCCTGGAGAAGACCGGGGGGATGGACCTCTTCACGACGCTGCTCGCGCGCCTGGCGACGCCGGTCACCCTCAACGGCGTGATCGCCTTCGTGACCGGGGCCATCTCGACATACAGCAGCACCTCGGGGGTCGTCCTTCCCGCCTTCCTTCCGACAGCCGCAACGTTGGTGGAAAAGGTCGGCGGCGGCGACCCGCTCGCGGTCGCGCTGTCGATCAACGTGGGCTCGGCACTGGTGGACGTGTCGCCGCTGTCGACGCTTGGGGCACTGTGTGTCGCCGCGGTGTCGAGCCCGCTGGCCTCGCGCGCCCTCTTCAACAAGCTCCTGGCCTGGGGGCTGGCGATGACGGTGGTGGGGGCGGTGCTCTGCCAACTGATGGCCGGCCTCTTCGCCCGAGCCTAA